A stretch of the Actinomycetota bacterium genome encodes the following:
- a CDS encoding CcmD family protein yields the protein MSGGAQYVVAAYAVIWLLVLAYVVMLAARTARVGRQVEAITRLLDRREAGKSGAEPEKTEERA from the coding sequence ATGAGCGGCGGAGCGCAATACGTGGTGGCCGCATACGCCGTCATCTGGTTGCTCGTGCTGGCCTATGTGGTGATGCTGGCCGCGCGCACCGCGCGCGTGGGTCGGCAGGTGGAGGCCATTACCCGCTTGCTCGACCGGCGCGAGGCCGGGAAGTCGGGCGCCGAGCCCGAGAAGACCGAGGAGCGCGCCTGA
- a CDS encoding cytochrome C assembly protein has translation MTPSSTTDGPARIPGQRAAVIWGTIATILVVASTIGVFLIAPEDADQGIIQRIFYFHVAIAIASLVAFAVACVAGILYLRTRSERWDDVGEASIRIGLLFSVLVVITGSIWAKASWGTWWVWSDPRLVTYLIVVLVYAAYFVLRSSAEDDRKMRYSAIYAIAGFASVPLSFYSVRVAESFVHPVVFTSSGANMPGTMLWWFVMSQVAMIALFIALLEVDLLGRRSERALRRLAMRLESA, from the coding sequence ATGACGCCGTCTTCGACGACTGACGGCCCCGCACGCATCCCCGGCCAGCGCGCCGCGGTGATCTGGGGGACGATCGCCACGATCCTCGTGGTGGCGTCCACCATCGGGGTGTTCCTCATCGCGCCCGAGGATGCCGACCAGGGCATCATCCAGCGCATCTTCTACTTCCACGTGGCCATCGCCATCGCATCGCTCGTGGCGTTCGCCGTCGCCTGCGTGGCGGGCATCCTCTACCTGCGCACGCGCAGCGAGCGCTGGGACGACGTGGGCGAGGCCAGCATCCGCATCGGCCTGCTGTTCTCGGTGCTCGTGGTGATCACCGGGTCGATCTGGGCCAAGGCGTCGTGGGGCACGTGGTGGGTGTGGAGCGACCCGCGCCTTGTCACGTATCTCATCGTGGTGCTCGTCTACGCCGCGTACTTCGTGCTTCGCTCGTCGGCCGAGGATGACCGCAAGATGCGCTACTCGGCCATCTATGCGATCGCCGGCTTCGCGTCGGTACCGCTGTCGTTCTACTCGGTGCGCGTAGCCGAGTCGTTCGTGCACCCGGTGGTGTTCACGTCGAGTGGCGCCAACATGCCGGGCACGATGCTGTGGTGGTTCGTGATGTCGCAGGTGGCGATGATCGCGCTGTTCATCGCCTTGCTGGAGGTCGACCTGCTGGGCAGGCGATCCGAGCGCGCCCTGCGGCGCCTGGCGATGAGGCTGGAGAGCGCATGA
- the ccmA gene encoding heme ABC exporter ATP-binding protein CcmA gives MVTARGLVHAYGERRAVDGVDLGLVPGERVALAGPNGAGKSTLLRLLATLLRAQSGSLEVLGEQIPGGTRAARAGIGYLAHDPLVYLDLTARQNLELYGDLYGIADRDARIAELLDRVGLPGRAEDTVRTFSRGMAQRLALARMLLHRPRLLLLDEPHASLDARGAALLDDELGRAAADGRAAIIVTHEVERVARVADRLVVLRAGRVVLDEPTAGLDPMSVRRRYEEAAE, from the coding sequence ATGGTCACCGCGCGCGGGCTGGTGCACGCGTACGGGGAGCGCCGCGCCGTGGATGGCGTGGACCTCGGCCTGGTGCCGGGCGAGCGCGTGGCGCTGGCTGGCCCGAACGGCGCGGGCAAGAGCACCCTGCTGCGCCTGCTGGCCACCCTGCTGCGCGCCCAGTCGGGGTCGCTGGAGGTGCTGGGCGAGCAGATCCCCGGCGGCACGCGCGCCGCCCGGGCCGGCATCGGCTACCTGGCGCACGACCCGCTCGTGTACCTCGACCTCACCGCCCGCCAGAACCTGGAGCTCTACGGAGATCTCTACGGCATCGCCGACCGCGACGCGCGCATCGCCGAGCTGCTCGACCGCGTGGGCCTGCCGGGGCGCGCCGAGGACACCGTGCGCACGTTCAGCCGCGGGATGGCCCAGCGCCTCGCCCTGGCGCGCATGCTGCTGCACCGCCCCCGCCTGCTGCTGCTCGACGAGCCGCACGCCAGCCTCGACGCCCGCGGTGCCGCCCTGCTCGACGACGAGCTCGGCCGGGCCGCGGCCGATGGGCGCGCGGCGATCATCGTCACCCACGAGGTGGAGCGCGTGGCGCGCGTGGCCGACCGCCTGGTGGTGCTGCGCGCCGGGCGCGTGGTGCTCGATGAGCCCACGGCCGGGCTCGACCCCATGTCCGTGCGCCGGCGCTACGAGGAGGCTGCGGAGTGA
- a CDS encoding 4-hydroxybenzoate octaprenyltransferase, with protein sequence MVTSHSPAARPASGLAIIPALLGLVRFQHTVFALPFAFAGALMATNAMPPWPTLGWVLLAMVGARSLAMALNRLIDRHLDARNPRTAGRHLPSGRLTTGQVWVFAAVSLAAMLGAVSQLPEITWWLWPVPVALFVIYPYTKRVTWACHLVLGLSIGIAPIGGWIAVTGAFAPAPVLLWAAVAAWIAGFDVIYALLDVDHDRQADIRSIPARFGEARALSMAAGLHALATLLLVLAGIAASVTWPYYLGVAACAVILLWEHATVRPGDDARIQAAFGTANGVMSLVFLAGVIGEVAVA encoded by the coding sequence ATGGTGACGAGCCACTCGCCCGCAGCGCGCCCCGCGTCGGGGCTCGCGATCATCCCGGCCCTGCTGGGGCTGGTGCGCTTCCAGCACACGGTATTCGCGCTGCCGTTCGCGTTCGCGGGAGCGCTCATGGCCACCAACGCCATGCCGCCGTGGCCGACCCTCGGGTGGGTCCTCCTTGCCATGGTGGGCGCGCGGTCGCTGGCCATGGCGCTGAACCGCCTCATCGACCGTCACCTCGATGCCCGCAACCCGCGTACCGCGGGGCGTCATCTGCCGTCGGGGCGGCTCACCACGGGTCAGGTGTGGGTGTTCGCGGCCGTGAGCCTAGCGGCGATGCTCGGGGCCGTGAGCCAACTGCCCGAGATCACCTGGTGGCTGTGGCCCGTGCCCGTGGCCCTGTTCGTCATCTACCCCTACACCAAGCGGGTCACGTGGGCGTGCCACCTCGTGCTCGGGCTGTCCATCGGCATCGCGCCCATCGGGGGCTGGATCGCCGTCACCGGCGCGTTCGCCCCGGCGCCCGTGCTGCTCTGGGCCGCGGTGGCCGCATGGATCGCCGGCTTCGACGTCATCTACGCCCTGCTGGACGTCGATCACGACCGCCAGGCCGACATCCGGTCGATCCCGGCGCGCTTTGGCGAGGCGCGCGCCCTGAGCATGGCCGCGGGCCTGCACGCGCTCGCCACCCTGCTGCTCGTGCTCGCCGGCATCGCCGCGTCGGTCACGTGGCCGTACTACCTGGGCGTTGCCGCGTGCGCGGTCATCCTGCTGTGGGAGCACGCCACCGTGCGCCCTGGCGACGACGCGCGCATCCAGGCGGCCTTCGGCACCGCGAACGGCGTGATGTCGCTGGTATTCCTGGCGGGGGTCATCGGTGAGGTGGCCGTCGCCTGA
- a CDS encoding M15 family metallopeptidase yields the protein MSAADPRMQVPIPRLAPPAGWRDIPIDPVDEPLVPVADLGPRIAEDPRYFAMGLPGSLPGCWVRGDLGARLMRAADSLPDGMVLLVWDGWRSLETQSALFDSYVDELAAQYPDLARAELEQVARPYVTPPDPGHRAPPPHLTGGAVDLTLAMVDGTELDLGTGFDAFVPEAGAAALEDIDLPARANRRLLFHALTAQGLTAYVEEWWHFDVGDQFWAAVTGGTPRYGPAEDPSRE from the coding sequence ATGAGCGCCGCCGACCCGCGCATGCAGGTGCCCATTCCACGCCTGGCGCCGCCGGCGGGGTGGCGCGATATCCCCATCGATCCGGTTGACGAGCCCCTCGTGCCCGTGGCCGACCTGGGCCCGCGCATCGCGGAGGACCCCCGCTACTTCGCGATGGGGCTGCCGGGGTCGCTGCCCGGGTGCTGGGTGCGCGGGGATCTGGGCGCACGACTGATGCGCGCGGCCGACTCGCTGCCGGACGGCATGGTGCTGCTGGTATGGGATGGCTGGAGGTCCCTCGAGACCCAGTCGGCGCTGTTTGATTCGTACGTGGACGAGCTCGCGGCGCAATACCCCGACCTGGCCCGCGCGGAGCTCGAGCAGGTGGCGCGTCCATACGTGACCCCCCCCGACCCGGGCCACCGCGCCCCCCCGCCGCATCTCACGGGCGGGGCCGTGGACCTCACGCTCGCGATGGTCGACGGCACCGAACTCGACCTCGGCACCGGGTTCGACGCCTTCGTGCCCGAGGCCGGCGCCGCCGCCTTGGAGGACATCGACCTTCCCGCCCGCGCCAACCGGCGCCTGCTCTTCCACGCGCTCACCGCGCAGGGACTCACCGCCTATGTGGAGGAGTGGTGGCACTTCGACGTCGGCGACCAGTTCTGGGCGGCGGTCACCGGGGGCACGCCGCGATACGGACCCGCCGAGGACCCCTCGCGGGAATAG
- a CDS encoding cytochrome c — protein MRSRLLASSVALALAGGALVLSGCGGAENALSTADVEVGKTKFVQQCGGCHALADAGTKGVSGPNLDDAFRYPREQGFKETQFFGVVKRWIAISPQPPKPGSYPVAMPQNLVTGQDAVDVSAYVAKFAGIKPDSDVRAITPAVKGTPPASGKGPATPADGGAEVP, from the coding sequence TTGCGCTCACGTCTTCTCGCATCGTCCGTCGCACTTGCCCTTGCCGGGGGCGCCCTCGTGCTCTCCGGCTGCGGTGGCGCCGAGAACGCTCTCTCCACGGCCGACGTGGAGGTCGGGAAGACCAAGTTCGTGCAGCAGTGCGGCGGCTGCCACGCGCTGGCCGACGCCGGCACCAAGGGCGTGAGCGGCCCCAATCTCGACGACGCCTTCCGCTACCCGCGCGAGCAGGGCTTCAAGGAGACCCAGTTCTTCGGCGTGGTGAAGCGCTGGATCGCCATCTCGCCCCAGCCGCCGAAGCCGGGCTCGTACCCGGTGGCCATGCCGCAGAACCTCGTCACGGGCCAGGACGCCGTGGACGTGTCGGCCTACGTGGCCAAGTTCGCCGGCATCAAGCCCGATAGCGACGTGCGCGCGATCACCCCGGCGGTGAAGGGCACCCCGCCTGCCTCCGGCAAGGGCCCGGCCACGCCCGCCGACGGAGGCGCCGAGGTCCCCTGA
- a CDS encoding heme-copper oxidase subunit III, translating into MATTAGHAPADQHSPQPEQKQHMNASLMAMLLFIGSEVMLFASLFTAYFFIRYGVSNETWPPLKQDGKPFELPVLLTGVNTLILISSSFTLWWGEKRLAAGDNKGLIRGLWVTILMGATFLLVQLNEYAHLGFTPQDRAFSGAFYTLTGFHGAHVLVGLIVLSLCLRRAYRNDFSHAYNTPLTAGSYYWHFVDIVWVLLFFLVYVI; encoded by the coding sequence ATGGCCACCACCGCAGGGCACGCGCCCGCCGACCAGCACTCGCCACAGCCCGAGCAGAAGCAGCACATGAACGCATCGCTCATGGCGATGCTCCTGTTCATCGGGTCGGAGGTGATGCTGTTCGCATCGCTGTTCACCGCGTACTTCTTCATCCGGTACGGCGTGTCCAACGAGACCTGGCCGCCGCTGAAGCAGGACGGCAAGCCGTTTGAGCTCCCGGTCCTCCTCACGGGCGTGAACACGCTCATCCTCATCAGCTCGTCGTTCACGCTCTGGTGGGGCGAGAAGCGGCTGGCCGCCGGCGACAACAAGGGCCTCATCCGCGGGCTATGGGTGACGATCCTCATGGGCGCCACCTTCCTGCTCGTGCAGCTGAATGAGTACGCCCACCTGGGCTTCACGCCGCAGGACCGCGCGTTCAGCGGCGCCTTCTACACGCTCACCGGGTTCCACGGCGCGCACGTGCTGGTGGGCCTCATCGTGCTGAGCCTGTGCCTCAGGCGCGCGTACCGGAACGACTTCTCGCACGCGTACAACACGCCGCTCACCGCGGGTTCGTACTACTGGCACTTCGTCGACATCGTCTGGGTGCTGCTGTTCTTCCTCGTCTACGTCATCTAG
- the coxB gene encoding cytochrome c oxidase subunit II → MYKNAPLLPLAVIAIVIAAITAGQALLIDWLPPADSVEAGRTFTLLWFLFWCSVVFFVIVTSVLVYAVWKWRAKDDDLGDGPPHHGNTTLEVVWTVIPSILLVVVAVYGYIVLERNEAVAADRVEIDVYAQQFMWTYGYPGAGIESGDLVLPVNRQAQLNLRARDVIHDFWVPSFGIKGDAVPGITHSIWITPNKVGTYPVVCAELCGVGHSVMRSRVKVVTEQQYTAWLAKSSATAKGTSAAATAGAKLESAPGDAAAGQTVFEAKCSGCHAELGKAAGVGPKIVGTTLTTDEIRTQIKNGKGAMPGGLATGTDLANVVAFVDSIK, encoded by the coding sequence GTGTACAAGAACGCTCCGCTCCTTCCCCTCGCCGTCATTGCGATCGTCATCGCGGCGATCACGGCAGGGCAGGCCCTGCTGATCGACTGGCTGCCGCCGGCCGACAGCGTGGAGGCCGGTCGCACCTTCACCCTGCTGTGGTTCCTCTTCTGGTGCAGCGTGGTCTTCTTCGTCATCGTCACCTCCGTCCTCGTCTACGCAGTGTGGAAGTGGCGCGCGAAGGACGACGACCTGGGGGATGGCCCGCCCCATCACGGCAACACCACCCTTGAGGTCGTGTGGACAGTCATCCCGTCGATTCTCCTCGTCGTGGTGGCCGTGTACGGCTACATCGTTCTCGAGCGCAACGAGGCCGTGGCCGCCGACCGCGTGGAGATCGATGTCTACGCCCAGCAGTTCATGTGGACCTACGGCTACCCGGGCGCCGGAATCGAGAGCGGCGACCTGGTGCTGCCGGTGAACCGCCAGGCGCAGCTCAACCTGCGCGCCCGCGACGTGATCCACGATTTCTGGGTACCGTCGTTCGGCATCAAGGGCGACGCCGTGCCGGGCATCACCCACTCCATCTGGATCACCCCGAACAAGGTGGGCACCTACCCGGTGGTGTGCGCCGAGCTCTGCGGTGTGGGCCACAGCGTCATGCGATCGCGCGTCAAGGTGGTCACCGAGCAGCAGTACACCGCTTGGCTCGCGAAGTCGTCGGCCACGGCGAAGGGCACTTCCGCCGCGGCCACCGCGGGCGCCAAGCTCGAGAGCGCACCCGGTGACGCGGCCGCCGGCCAGACCGTGTTCGAGGCCAAGTGCAGCGGCTGCCACGCCGAACTGGGCAAGGCGGCGGGAGTTGGCCCGAAGATCGTCGGCACCACGCTGACCACCGACGAGATCCGCACGCAGATCAAGAACGGCAAGGGCGCGATGCCGGGAGGCCTGGCCACCGGCACCGACCTCGCGAACGTCGTCGCCTTCGTCGACTCCATCAAGTAA
- a CDS encoding TCR/Tet family MFS transporter, producing the protein MARRRRPGPGITDLPLLAGLPRAAVRGGRGGRGGLMPGGGRYRLGGLAFFGTPLGIIFSTVLIDLIGFGIVIPLVPLYAERFGASVIEIGLLTGVYALMQLIFAPVWGRVSDRYGRRPVILGSLVGASIAWLLFGFAPALWVLFLARILDGISGASYAAAQAYVADITTDEDRVRGMGLIGAAFGLGFIIGPAIGGLFAAIDPRAPFILAAALAMANFAVALRRLPESRVPGSHAGAQQSRWTALAKAVGSREYGPLIWISFIGGLGFVGMESVFALFGNRRFDFGLTETGLVFMFIGIVAAVVQGGVAHRITDRVGEWPVLRAGLWITAASLILLGFTTQLWALFPVLALLALGSGLVFPTVNAIVSQRAPAAEQGGILGVLASAGALARLIAPIAATALFQAVGVSSPLVIGGLLFVVCGLIAATPLARRPAVA; encoded by the coding sequence ATGGCGCGGCGGCGCCGACCGGGCCCGGGCATCACTGATCTTCCACTACTCGCTGGCCTACCTCGCGCTGCTGTTCGTGGTGGTCGCGGTGGACGCGGCGGCCTGATGCCCGGCGGCGGCCGCTACCGTCTGGGCGGACTGGCGTTCTTCGGCACCCCGCTCGGCATCATCTTCTCGACCGTTCTGATCGATCTGATCGGCTTCGGCATCGTGATCCCCCTGGTGCCGCTGTACGCCGAGAGGTTCGGCGCGAGCGTGATCGAGATCGGCCTGCTCACGGGCGTCTACGCCCTGATGCAGCTCATCTTCGCGCCGGTGTGGGGGCGGGTGTCCGACCGCTACGGCAGGCGCCCGGTGATCCTGGGCTCGCTCGTGGGGGCGTCCATCGCGTGGCTGCTCTTCGGCTTCGCCCCCGCGCTCTGGGTGCTGTTCCTCGCGCGAATCCTCGACGGCATCTCGGGAGCGTCGTACGCCGCGGCGCAGGCCTACGTGGCCGACATCACCACCGACGAGGACCGCGTGCGCGGCATGGGGCTGATCGGCGCGGCGTTCGGCCTGGGCTTCATCATCGGCCCCGCCATCGGCGGCCTCTTCGCGGCCATCGACCCGCGCGCGCCGTTCATCCTCGCCGCGGCCCTTGCCATGGCCAACTTCGCCGTGGCACTCCGCCGTCTGCCCGAGTCGCGCGTGCCGGGCAGCCACGCCGGCGCGCAGCAGTCGCGCTGGACGGCGCTGGCGAAGGCCGTTGGGTCGCGCGAGTACGGGCCGCTCATCTGGATCTCCTTCATCGGAGGCCTCGGGTTCGTCGGCATGGAGTCGGTGTTCGCGCTGTTCGGCAACCGCCGCTTCGACTTCGGCCTCACCGAGACCGGCCTGGTGTTCATGTTCATCGGAATCGTCGCCGCGGTGGTGCAAGGCGGCGTGGCCCACCGCATCACCGATCGCGTGGGCGAGTGGCCGGTGCTGCGCGCGGGCCTGTGGATCACCGCGGCGTCACTGATACTCCTGGGCTTCACCACCCAGCTCTGGGCGCTGTTCCCGGTGCTGGCCCTCCTGGCCCTCGGGTCGGGGCTGGTGTTCCCCACCGTTAACGCGATCGTGTCGCAGCGGGCACCCGCTGCCGAGCAGGGCGGCATCCTCGGTGTTCTGGCCTCCGCCGGCGCGCTGGCCCGCCTCATCGCGCCCATCGCGGCCACCGCGCTGTTCCAGGCGGTTGGGGTCTCCTCGCCCCTGGTGATCGGCGGCTTGCTATTCGTGGTGTGCGGGCTCATCGCCGCGACCCCGCTCGCGCGCCGCCCCGCCGTGGCCTAG
- a CDS encoding protoheme IX farnesyltransferase gives MSTTTADVAAAPREIVRDLVTLTKPRIISLLLVTTVCAMFAAKQGVPSGWLVLWTVLGGYLSAGGANTINQYVDRDIDAVMGRTDRRPIVMGRISPGAALAYGVGLVVASVLVLGFLTTWLAAGLSFVGVLLYVGLYTLWLKRTTIHNIVIGGAAGAIPPLVGWAAVTGNLSFGAVLLFAIVFVWTPPHFWALALMLERDYDEAGVPMLPVVYGEQATRVQVLLWSVVMFGTTLLPYAAGAGLVYLIGSVVLGAPFLWMAWKLWRGGADRARASLIFHYSLAYLALLFVVVAVDAAA, from the coding sequence ATGAGCACCACCACCGCAGACGTGGCCGCGGCTCCCCGGGAAATCGTGCGCGACCTCGTCACCCTCACCAAGCCGCGCATCATCTCCCTGCTGCTGGTCACCACGGTGTGCGCCATGTTCGCGGCCAAGCAGGGCGTGCCCAGCGGCTGGCTCGTCCTCTGGACCGTGCTCGGCGGCTACCTCTCGGCCGGCGGCGCCAATACCATCAACCAGTACGTCGACCGCGACATCGACGCGGTGATGGGCCGCACCGACCGCCGCCCGATCGTCATGGGGCGCATCTCGCCGGGCGCCGCGCTGGCGTACGGCGTCGGCCTGGTGGTGGCCAGCGTGCTGGTGCTGGGCTTCCTCACCACGTGGCTCGCCGCCGGGCTGTCCTTCGTGGGCGTGCTGCTCTACGTGGGGCTCTACACGCTCTGGCTCAAGCGCACCACGATCCACAACATCGTGATCGGCGGCGCCGCCGGGGCCATTCCGCCGCTGGTGGGCTGGGCGGCGGTCACCGGCAACCTCTCGTTCGGCGCCGTGCTGCTGTTCGCGATCGTGTTCGTGTGGACGCCCCCGCACTTCTGGGCGCTGGCCCTCATGCTGGAGCGCGACTACGACGAGGCCGGCGTGCCGATGCTGCCTGTGGTGTACGGCGAGCAGGCCACGCGGGTGCAGGTGCTCCTGTGGAGCGTCGTCATGTTCGGCACCACCCTGCTGCCCTACGCGGCGGGGGCCGGCCTGGTCTACCTCATCGGCTCGGTGGTGCTCGGCGCGCCGTTCCTCTGGATGGCCTGGAAGCTATGGCGCGGCGGCGCCGACCGGGCCCGGGCATCACTGATCTTCCACTACTCGCTGGCCTACCTCGCGCTGCTGTTCGTGGTGGTCGCGGTGGACGCGGCGGCCTGA
- a CDS encoding FAD-dependent oxidoreductase produces MHPCSDVIVLGAGPAGLAAALRAVRSGASVTVVEAADEVGGLCRTFQSDGCRYDMGGHIPFFRTDDRVAWAEDILGDDLIWVDRPVARVVDGTVRPGRYIDQHPGLVTGATAPDGTAAGEFGATVGPGFRDRTMRRYLEKVDGWPLEVISADRAVKLRDEQRAPEGFWFPPGGIGSLMQSMEQALRDEGAHVQLSTPMTGLRHAAGRVSAVEVGGAAPGVIRADAVISAISPGLVVRAATPHAPEGLLPPITMRAVALVYLIADRDPLSDEAWIQVDDPRVPFSRVAEFVNWDAGMVPAGRTVLCAEVYGTGADDDPWWSLDDDSLSRAVADSLADPLGWVDDPSQFRALRVVRMPRAYPLVEAWRIREAMLAPTWLASLDGLELARGGTVVTAIEAGESAADRAGGAVMAGAA; encoded by the coding sequence ATGCACCCTTGCAGCGACGTCATCGTGCTGGGCGCGGGCCCCGCAGGGCTCGCCGCCGCGCTGCGCGCGGTGCGATCCGGGGCGTCCGTCACCGTGGTGGAGGCCGCCGACGAGGTGGGCGGCCTGTGCCGCACCTTTCAGTCGGATGGCTGCCGCTACGACATGGGCGGGCACATCCCGTTCTTCCGCACCGACGATCGCGTGGCCTGGGCCGAGGACATCCTGGGTGACGACCTCATCTGGGTCGACCGCCCCGTGGCCCGCGTGGTGGACGGCACGGTGCGCCCCGGCCGCTACATCGACCAGCACCCCGGCCTGGTGACCGGCGCCACGGCACCCGACGGCACCGCGGCCGGGGAGTTCGGGGCGACCGTGGGTCCGGGGTTCCGCGACCGCACCATGCGCCGGTACCTCGAAAAGGTGGACGGCTGGCCCCTCGAGGTGATCTCGGCCGACCGCGCCGTGAAGCTGCGCGACGAGCAGCGCGCGCCCGAGGGCTTCTGGTTCCCGCCGGGCGGCATCGGATCGCTTATGCAGTCCATGGAGCAGGCGCTGCGCGACGAGGGCGCCCACGTGCAGCTGTCCACGCCCATGACGGGCCTGCGCCACGCGGCCGGGCGCGTCAGCGCCGTCGAGGTGGGCGGCGCGGCACCCGGGGTGATCCGCGCCGACGCGGTCATCTCTGCCATCAGCCCCGGCCTGGTGGTGCGCGCCGCAACCCCACACGCCCCCGAGGGCCTGCTGCCCCCCATCACCATGCGGGCGGTGGCGCTGGTGTACCTCATCGCCGATCGTGATCCGCTCTCCGACGAGGCGTGGATCCAGGTGGATGACCCGCGCGTGCCGTTTTCGCGCGTCGCGGAGTTCGTCAACTGGGACGCCGGCATGGTGCCGGCCGGGCGCACGGTGCTATGCGCCGAGGTATACGGCACCGGCGCCGACGACGACCCGTGGTGGTCGCTCGACGACGATTCGCTGTCGCGGGCCGTGGCCGATTCACTGGCCGACCCGCTGGGCTGGGTGGATGACCCGTCGCAGTTCCGTGCACTGCGGGTGGTGCGCATGCCGCGCGCCTATCCGCTGGTGGAGGCCTGGCGCATTCGCGAGGCCATGCTTGCCCCCACGTGGCTGGCGTCGCTCGACGGCCTCGAGCTCGCCCGCGGCGGCACGGTGGTCACCGCCATCGAGGCCGGGGAGTCAGCCGCCGACCGCGCGGGTGGCGCGGTGATGGCGGGCGCCGCGTGA
- a CDS encoding FAD-binding protein: MTTTAGALADQLRHLLGPDRLLEGDLARNLYSHDGSIVGGDCGIVALPETTDEVAACMRMAHEAGVDVVPRGSGTGLTGGAVPLEGGLVISLARMRAMGEVDVANSCMWVQPGVLNLDVSTAIAHLGLHYAPDPSSQQACSIGGNVGTNAGGPHCLAYGVTVQHVLGVEMVRPDGQVVVLGGVAPDPPGYDLRGVVVGAEGTVGVVTRVLLRLTPLPPDVRTMLLDFLSVSDASAVVQAVIAAGVIPAALEMMDRNMAMAVEEFVHAGLPTDAAALLLVEVDGTPAEVETATAVVEHVAREHGVRTVRVAQDEEERALLWKARKTAFGAVARVKPSYYLHDCVVPRTRLVEIMEAIGEITEREGVMCLNVFHAGDGNLHPIIALDRSDPDETARAMSAGDQIVRACVAMGGTLSGEHGIGVEKRDYMPLVFDHDDLEAQACVRRAFDPDGRMNPDKVLPTGTRCGEVGLADTQVPEGTWI, from the coding sequence GTGACCACCACGGCGGGCGCGCTGGCCGACCAACTGCGCCACCTGCTGGGGCCCGATCGGCTGCTCGAGGGCGACCTCGCCCGCAACCTCTACTCGCACGACGGGTCGATCGTGGGGGGTGACTGCGGAATCGTGGCCCTGCCCGAGACCACCGACGAGGTGGCCGCCTGCATGCGCATGGCGCACGAAGCGGGCGTGGACGTGGTGCCGCGCGGGTCGGGCACGGGGCTCACCGGCGGGGCGGTGCCGCTGGAGGGGGGCCTGGTCATCTCGCTCGCGCGCATGCGAGCGATGGGCGAAGTGGATGTGGCCAACTCGTGCATGTGGGTGCAGCCCGGCGTGCTGAACCTGGACGTCAGCACGGCCATCGCGCATCTGGGCCTGCACTACGCGCCCGACCCATCCAGCCAGCAGGCCTGCTCGATCGGCGGCAACGTGGGCACCAACGCCGGCGGCCCCCACTGCCTTGCCTACGGCGTGACCGTGCAGCACGTGCTGGGCGTGGAGATGGTGCGGCCCGACGGCCAGGTGGTGGTGCTCGGCGGCGTGGCGCCCGACCCTCCCGGCTACGACCTGCGCGGCGTGGTGGTGGGCGCCGAGGGCACGGTGGGCGTGGTCACCCGCGTGCTGCTGCGCCTCACCCCGCTGCCCCCCGACGTGCGCACCATGCTGCTTGACTTCCTGAGCGTGTCGGACGCCTCGGCCGTGGTGCAGGCCGTCATCGCCGCCGGGGTGATCCCGGCCGCCCTCGAGATGATGGACCGCAACATGGCGATGGCGGTGGAGGAGTTCGTGCACGCGGGGCTTCCCACCGATGCCGCCGCGCTGCTTCTGGTGGAGGTGGACGGCACGCCCGCCGAGGTGGAGACGGCCACCGCGGTGGTGGAGCACGTGGCGCGCGAGCACGGCGTGCGCACGGTGCGGGTGGCGCAGGATGAAGAGGAGCGCGCGCTGCTGTGGAAGGCGCGCAAGACGGCCTTCGGTGCCGTGGCCCGCGTGAAGCCCTCGTACTACCTGCACGACTGCGTGGTGCCGCGCACCCGCCTGGTCGAGATCATGGAGGCCATCGGCGAGATCACCGAGCGCGAGGGCGTGATGTGCCTCAACGTCTTCCACGCGGGCGACGGCAACCTGCACCCCATCATCGCGCTCGACCGCAGCGACCCCGACGAGACGGCGCGGGCCATGAGCGCCGGCGACCAGATCGTGCGGGCGTGCGTGGCCATGGGCGGCACGCTCAGCGGCGAGCACGGCATCGGCGTGGAGAAACGCGACTACATGCCGCTGGTGTTCGACCACGACGACCTCGAGGCGCAGGCGTGCGTGCGCCGGGCCTTCGACCCCGATGGGCGCATGAACCCCGACAAGGTGCTGCCCACCGGAACCCGCTGCGGCGAGGTGGGCCTGGCCGACACCCAGGTGCCGGAGGGCACGTGGATCTGA